A window of Candidatus Zixiibacteriota bacterium genomic DNA:
GGCAACTCGGCCCGATTTTGCTTTTTCGGCCCATATCCGGGGCATATATTATTTTCATGGCCGAGAAGATTATCTGGGCGCCGTGGCGGTCGGCGTTCATTCTGAGCAAAAAGGAAAAGGGGTGCATCTTCTGTCGGCGATTTCGCGCCCGGGACTCCGTCAAAAATCTGATCGTCCATCGCGGCGAGTCCGCCTTCGTTATCATGAACAAATTCCCGTACAACACCGGTCACCTGCTGGTTGTCCCGGTTCGACATGTCAGCCACCTGGAGAGACTATCCGAGGAAGAGTCGTGTGAATTTTTCGAACTCACGCGGCTCTCCGTGCGAGTCATCAAGAACGTACTTCGCCCCACCTCGCTCAATATCGGTATGAACCTGGGACGAGGTTCCGGGGCGGGCGTGCCGGGACATCTGCACATGCATATCGTGCCGCGCTGGATCGGCGACACCAATTTCATGCCGGTGATCGGCAAGACCAACGTGGTCTCGGTGCCGCTTGAGCCGGTGTATGACCGGCTGCGCCAGGAGTTCGCGAGGTCATGACGCGGAAAAAGAAAGTCCCCACCAAGGCGGAGCTGCTGCAACTGCAGAAGCTGTACAAGACCGATGAGAAGATCGGCGAGCGACTGGGGGGTGTGCCTGCCTATCTGGTAGCATATTGGCGGCGCAAGAAAGCGATTCCCAAACACTCATTGCCCAAGTTCTCGGAGATCGAGGTCCGCAACCTGTGGGAACGGTATGGCGATGATGAAAAGGCGGGGCTGGAGATCGGTCTTTCCAAGGCGGCATTCTACAACTGGCGCCGCAGGTACGGCATCAAGGAGAAACCGGCATTTCTCAAGCTCGAGCAGCTTGAGTTCAATTTCCCCGGCGCCAAACTGAGCGCCCACGCCAATTCTCTCTATGGCAAGCAGACAGTCGCCCAGAAGATCTTGGCGAGAATCGCCGGAGTTGAAAAAGTTGAGCGAGGAGAGACGGTCGAGGTCGAACCGGACATGGCCGTCGTGCACAACGACATTGGCGCCGTCATGCAACTCTTTCGCAAGCTCGGGCCGGAGTTTGTCTGGAACCCATCACGGATCGTGGTTTCAGAGGACTGCGTGCCATCGCTGGAAAAGCATCGGTCGCCGGAGGCGGATCAAAAAGCCGCGCGCGAGTTTCTCAAGCGACAGCGCATCAAAAGTATCTATGATTTTCGCGAAGGGTTCTGCCACCAGGTCGTGATGGAAAAGGGGCACGTGTTGCCGGGGCAACTGGTGCTTTCAACCGACCGACTTGCCGCCGCCTATGGTGCCATGTCCAGCCTGGCAACCACGATCACGCCGGACCAAATGGCGTCAGTATGGGCTGAGTCGAAGGCTTCGATCAAAGCACCTGAAACTATCCGCATTACGATAAGCGGCCGCAAAGGGCGGGCGGTATTCGCTAAAGATATTTTTCTGTCTATTCTCCAGAAGTTGACCGCGACCGGTGCACAGGGGAAAGTGGTTGAATATGGCGGCTCAGTGATGTCGCAAATGACCATGAGCGAGCGGTTCACGTTATCATCGCTGGCGGTGGAACTTGGCGCCAGTGGAGCGGTCTGCCCGTACGATGCCGCCACGCGCCGGTATGTGACCGGACGCGCCGGCAACAACTACAAGCCGGTGATTCCCGACAAAAATGCCGAGTACTCCGAAATGTATCAGGTGGCGATCGACCAGGTGGTGCCGCAGCTCGTCTGCCCGCCCAAGAGCGATACAGTCCGTGCGGTGGCGGAACTCGACGGTACTCAAGTGCAACTAATCATTCTCGGCTCACTCACCAACGGTCGGTTCGATGATCTGCGGGTGGCGGCGGACATTCTGAAAGGGAAGCATGTCAGCCATGATTGCCGCCTGGTGATTATGCCGAGCTCCCGGACTGTCTACCTTGAGGCTTTGAAAAAGGGGCTGATACGTGTGTTCATCGAAGCCGGCGCGGTGGTAGTGAGTTCCGGCAGTTTCAGCGAAATCGCGGCCGCCGGCATGCTGACGGCGGGGGATCGGTGCATGGCGACAACCGGTTCGGATCTTATGACGCAGTTGTCATCGAAAGGGGTCGAGGTGTACTTGTGCTCTCCGGCGACTGCGGCCGCATCGGCGCTTCACGCCACCATCACCGATCCGACGAGGTTTGTGCGATGAAGTATGCGAAGAAGCTCTTACGTCGCACGCCTCCAGCTCGATCTCACTTGGATATAGATCCCAGTATTCTTCCTTACAAGCCTGATTACCCTGGGCAGCTCTCTGATTACCTCCATCAGATCAGAGAGGCAATACGGCTGAACAAACACCACGATCACCGCCGAAACCTATTTCTGAACTATCTCCGGCAAGCCTACGGCGTCGAAGCGCACGAAGTCGAGATAGAACAAAAGGTCAAGGTTGCCAATGTTCAGGGATTCATCGATGCGTTGTTCAAGTATCTGATTTTTGAATTCAAAATTGACCTGGAGCGAGAGCGACCGGCCGCCCTCCTTGAGCTTAGCAAGTACCTACAAGCACAGAAGGAGCCGGCGGAGTACTTAGCACTTGTCACGGATGGTCTGAAATTTGAGCTATTTCAGATAGATGGGGACAGTCTATCTGCCATTTCGACGTTCTCACTTGATGAATCTGACCCGCTAGCGTCCTACCGCGCGTTGGACAACTTGGTTTTTGCGTCGAAGAAGGTTACTCCCAGATCGATAGACATCACAACTCGATTTGGCTCATACAGCGCTATCTTCCGGAAAAGCCACTCTCTTCTTAAGCGACTTCTAAACAGAGTCAGGAACCATGGCACCGTAAAGGTGAAGATCGGTGAATGGAATTCG
This region includes:
- a CDS encoding aconitase family protein, translating into MTRKKKVPTKAELLQLQKLYKTDEKIGERLGGVPAYLVAYWRRKKAIPKHSLPKFSEIEVRNLWERYGDDEKAGLEIGLSKAAFYNWRRRYGIKEKPAFLKLEQLEFNFPGAKLSAHANSLYGKQTVAQKILARIAGVEKVERGETVEVEPDMAVVHNDIGAVMQLFRKLGPEFVWNPSRIVVSEDCVPSLEKHRSPEADQKAAREFLKRQRIKSIYDFREGFCHQVVMEKGHVLPGQLVLSTDRLAAAYGAMSSLATTITPDQMASVWAESKASIKAPETIRITISGRKGRAVFAKDIFLSILQKLTATGAQGKVVEYGGSVMSQMTMSERFTLSSLAVELGASGAVCPYDAATRRYVTGRAGNNYKPVIPDKNAEYSEMYQVAIDQVVPQLVCPPKSDTVRAVAELDGTQVQLIILGSLTNGRFDDLRVAADILKGKHVSHDCRLVIMPSSRTVYLEALKKGLIRVFIEAGAVVVSSGSFSEIAAAGMLTAGDRCMATTGSDLMTQLSSKGVEVYLCSPATAAASALHATITDPTRFVR
- a CDS encoding HIT domain-containing protein, with the protein product MAEKIIWAPWRSAFILSKKEKGCIFCRRFRARDSVKNLIVHRGESAFVIMNKFPYNTGHLLVVPVRHVSHLERLSEEESCEFFELTRLSVRVIKNVLRPTSLNIGMNLGRGSGAGVPGHLHMHIVPRWIGDTNFMPVIGKTNVVSVPLEPVYDRLRQEFARS